TATTGATTTCATTGCTCTTGGGCGTATGGTCGCATAGTTCTTCCACTCTTTTCTTACTTGCATTCTCTTTTTATGTAACTCTTTTTACTCCTATTTAGAAATTTAATATGTCCTTACGTCCAACTTATTGATTTTCTTTACTTCTGTTCAACCTAAGTTAGCCCTACTTACAACCTCTATCACTCCAATACTACATTAACTAAATTCAATCTTATTTAACATCTTCCTCAACCAATTAGTTGTGTAATCTAGCTTCTTAGATAATTCTTTCAAGTTCTTACCATTGTAATTTTTTATAAGATATTCTTCTATATAATCTTTAGAATATAATCTCATTGGAAAGTTTACTTGTTGACCTCTAAAATGTTTATGTATTTTTAATGTATTCTCTAATCCTAGTAATTCAACTAACTCTTCGTATACTCCATTATAATCTGACTTATTCATATCTACTCCTCCTAAAATATAAAAAGAGTTAATGCTTCTTTTATTAGAAACATTAACTCTTTAATCAGATTTATAATATATATTTGACTACATCATTTAAAACAGTTGATTTAGTATTTCTTTGTTGTTTTTATTTTGAGTGTTATTATTTATTCTCACTTTCTGAAATCTCTGCTTTCTAGTATGTTATTGTTGCTTTCTGATGTATTTCTCTTTATTGCTACATTACATTTTTATCTATTCTTATTATTTATTATTGGTTATAACATCTTAATCATTATATATACTTCTTTTATTGGTATATATTTTTTATATCTATTTCTATTGTTATTATTTTATTATCTATTGTAATTTATTAGACTTTCTTAACTCTATTGATGTCAATTGGTATAGTTATTATAACTTCTTATTAATCTATTCTCTATTCTTTTTTCATGTTTTTATTTTTACTCTTATTATTGATTCTTACTTTCTTGATTTTTACCTTCTTACATATTTGTTTTTCTATGTATTTCTCTTATTGATAGATTATATTTATATCTACTTCTATTATTATTTTTATTATCTATTATTGATTTATGTATCTGTTAACTTAAAAGTGAGCCACCATGTTAATTCAAAACTGAGCCACCTACGATATAATGAACCCTATATTTAACGATGTAGGGAGGAAAGGTTTTGATCGATTTGGTGACGAAGCAGGCGGTTATTTTGAAAGTGGAAGTGGAAGGGGCGTCCCAGCGAGCGGTGGCAAAAAGTCTGGGGATTTCAAGAAATACGGTTAAGAAATATATACAGGAATATCGAAAAGCACGAGAGAATTTTACTGACCTTTCAGTGGAGAACTTCGCACTTACAGAAGCAATCCTGGAGAAGCCTTCTTACAATACCGAGAAGCGTTTCAAACGAAAACTGACCGATGACATGACGTCCCGGTTAGATTTCTATATCAAGAGAAACGCCCAAAAGAAGATCGACGGTCGAAAAAAACAGCAGATGAAAATTATTGATATGCATGAAGCTCTGTTGGAGCAAGGTTTTGACATTGGGTATACCACGGTACGAAATTACGTTCGGGAAAAGGAACAGATCCGAAAAGAAGCTTTCATAAGGGCCATTTATGAACCAGGGGTGGTCTGTGAATTCGACTGGGGAGAAGTAAAGTTGGAAATCGGCGGAAGGCTGAAGACCTATCAGTTGGCTGTCTTTACCATGGCCTACAGCAATTACCGGTTCGCCATGCTTTATCATTCGCAGCAAGCCGTTTGTTTTCAAGACGCCCATGTCCAATTTTTTCGGCAGTTGGCCCGGGTACCGCTTCAAATGGTGTATGACAACATGCGGACAGTCGTAAAGAAGTTTGTTGGAACAGAACGGGAGTTATCCCCCATCACCACGAGCCTGGCGGCCTTCTATGGCTTTCAAGTCCGCTTGTGTAACCCGCGAAAGGGAAACGAGAAAGGACATGTGGAACGCTCTGTTGAAGTGGTCCGACGAAAGGCATTCAGCCTGCATGATGCCTTTGACTCTTTCGAGCAGGCGAATGAGCATCTACAAAGCGAGCTCAGCAAACTGAATAACCGAACCAGAAGCAACAAGACGCCCAGCAGCCTTATTTTAGAAGAACAGGCGGCCATGACAGCGCCCATCGGTGATTTTGACGCAAGCGAGCTCCTCAACCTCAAGGTTGATAAATACAGTACCATCACGGTGAAACAGAACCACTACTCCGTTCCCGAAGCCTATGTCGGCAAGACGGTCCGAGTTAAAAGTGGGACAAACAGCATTCGTGTTTTTGACAATTACGAATTACTGGCGGAACACAAACGGATATGGGGCGTCCATGAATGGCAGATGGATCTTTATCACTATCTGACTACTTTAGGACACAAAAAAGGCGCACTTGAAAACAGCCAAGGTTTCAAGCAAGCGCCACAACAAATAAAATTTATCTACGAAAACTATTATAACAACAACCAAAAGGATTTTATAGCTCTATTACACTTCATCAGGGAAGAGAATAATCTCAGCGATATCATCGCCATTATCAAAGAATTAGAGAGAAAGCCTTTCTTCGAGATTTCAACCGAAAAGCTGATTTTTCTTTCCCAACAAAAATCGGAAGCTCCCGCCCGTCCAACGGGCAATCAGGCCATCATTGATAAATCCCTTGAGAATCTCAGCAATTACGCGAACCTACTCACTAAAAACAAGGAGAAACAAATCTCATGAGCCAACGAACGGAATTAGACAATCTCCTCTTACAGTTACGGTTGCCGGGCATTCGCAGGAAACTACGGGAAGCAACAGTGACGGAAGAGATGCACGCTATTTTATATGACTTATTCATGGTTGAGGTCGAAGAACGGGAACGGCGTTCCGAACACCGACGCATAAAAACCGCCCAGTTCCCCTATCAAAAAACGCTGGAAGACTTAACCGTCTCGTTTCTCCCGCCGGATGGGCAGAAATACATCCGGGAACTTTCTACCCTTTCTTTTATTAAAGAGGGTAGAAACGTTATTTTTTCCGGCAGTCCCGGAACCGGCAAAACGCATTGTGCCATCAGTTTGGGAATAGAGGCCTGTATGGCGGGTTACAAAGTTTGGTTTACCAGCGTTCCCTCCCTGATCAACCAGTTAAAGGAATTTCGTTCCGAACGGACGTTGAGAAGTTTTGAATTGAAGTTCCAAAAATATGATTTAGTCATTTTAGATGAGCTTGGCTATATTTCATTCGATAGGGAAGGCGCCGAACTGTTATTCTCGCACTTATCCCTACGTTCGAATGGACTGTCCACCATCATCACGACGAACCTTTCGTTCGATCGCTGGAATGAAGTCTTTCATGACCCGGTATTAACGGCAGCCTTAACCGACCGGTTAACCCATAGGGCCTATTTATTGAATATGGTGGGCGATTCTTACCGGTTGAAAGAAACGCTAGAGCTAACAAATATATAATTGCGGGGTGGCTCAGTTTTCAGTTGATAAATGGCTCACTTTTGAATTGACAAATACAGATTTATTGAATTTTATTAATTCTATTTATATTAATTGATATAGTTATTATATATTGATTATATTTTATTTATCTTATTGTATCTATTTATTACTTATTATTGAAATTTATTAATCATTTATTTTTATTTATAATTATTCTTAATTATTTTATTTACTTATTATTATATATAATTCTTATTAATTTATATTTATTATTTTATTTTTATTGAAATAGATTTTTATTAATCTATTCCAATTCTTATTTTTATTATAAGGCTTTAGCCCCCCTATCCCCCCGTTACTCTTTCCAAGTCCCAAGTCCTTAGTTCCTATTCCCTAGTCCCAAGTTTCATTATTTTTATGTTTTATCATTTCAATTCTTTTTATTTTTGAGTGAATTTAGTTTTTCCTATCACATATTATTTGTTATGACTTATCCTTGATTTCAAGTGGAATTATTGAGCCTAGGATTTCCTGTACCTTCAACCTCACATGGTCTTTCATGCCTTGTTATCCTAGGTTGTAATGTTATGAAGCTATTATTTACTGATTTTTCTTTATTACTTACCATCTTATTTAGAAAACATTCAATTTACCCTCTCTTCGCAGTTTTTCATTGCTATGGCTACATTTATTCACATTTTCTAAAATCTCTGTTTTCTGATGTGTTATCGTTGCTTTTTAGATGTACTTAGATTGATTGTAGTTACAATTTTTCTCTTTATCCTATTTTCAAGATAAATTACATATTTACTTAGACTTCTTCTATTCTTTATCCTCAATCTTATTCTTACTGAAAATATCGTCACTATCGTTATATCGATACTACTATTACAACGATATTTTTCAGTAGTTTATTATTGTTATAAAAAAAAAATTAGCTTATTGTTATAATATCATCACAGTGAATTTATTAATTCTTAATTGTGATGATATTATATATTAATTCTTGCACTTCTTAATTATTAGACAACTTCTTAGATTTTTTAATTGTAAAACATTCACTAGATATTTATTTAAAATCTAATGAATACTTAATAAAAATTTATTTATAGAAATTTTCTTATGAAATCCTTAGACACTCCGAACATAGCTGATGCATTAGATACTGCTTGTGCTTCTGATAAACCTGATGATATCATATCCAAGACTACACTTATTATCTTCAATACAAGTAAAAGATTCAACTATTTCACCTCCTTTAAGTAAGTGTAAATATATGAGTAACTATCCCTTACTGGTATAAGCTTGATTACATATTTACTTAACTCTAAATCAACATATAATAGAGTTTCATTATCATATCCTGTACCATTACATAGGCTAACTATATTATTAAAATTATCTATCAACTCGAATTGAATATAATTAAGTTCTTGTTGTAACTTTCTTAAATCTATTTCTCTTCTATTATTCAATTCAATTATTAACTCGCTAGGATTCCATTGGTTAGACAGCCTTCCATCATAGAAGTCGAACCTCATTACTCCAAGAAGTTCTTTACTATCATAATTAAAATATTTTTCTTTGCTCAACTTATTCATACGTCTTTACCTTCCATATTTATTAATATTCCCCAGTAAATAACATTATAGAATATTCTCCACTATCTATTACATACACCTTAATCTTATCATCTATCTGAACATCTTCTATCTCTATTTCATATGTGCATGAGTATTCAGGAACTTCTTGACTTTGATTTATTACAATCTTATTTCCTTCTTTTCTTAGCTTGAAAACCTGTAAGTAATCCAGTTCAACATTTCCTTCATCATTCAATTTATCAATCATGCTCCACATTATAAGTTGTAATCTTATATCTACCTCCTCATTTACACCTCTAGTTACATATCTATTATCTTTCTTGAACATATCTCTTTATCTCCTTTTCATTACAAGTTTTTATAGTCATCTTTCCTTTTCTTATTACACCTACACATAGAATTCTCTTCACGCCCTTTTACCTCCCTACAATAGAAAAAGTCTTAATCACTATCCTTATAGCAATTAAGACTTTTAGATTTTACTTATTTCTTGTTTTAACATTTCAATGAATCCTTCTGAAAATACTTTTCTGCTTATTGACTCTTTTATTAGCTCTATTAGTTCTAGTTCTGTTACATCAAGACTTCTTGGAATATATGTTTCATCACCTCTTCTAGTAGCTTTGTAGACACAGAACCTTACTTCATCTCGCTTTAGTTCTTTGATGTAGATTTTCTCTATTGAGTATGTGTACTCTCCTTCTCCAACTTTCCCTTGGCTTTTTATCTTGCAATATTTAGTTTCCTTGATTATCTTTTCTTCACTCTTCTTAGTCATGTTATTTACTCTCCTCATCTTATTCTAGTAGGAACTTAGAAAGTTCTTCTGTAGTTACTACTACAATTGCATAATCACTCGAAAGCAAAAATAGTGAAGAAGTCCAATTAACTCCTTCCTTACATTCAATAATATCAGTATATTCTGGTATTAAACCTTGTAACTTATCTTTCTTTAACATTTCGATAACAACGATATTTTCTGCTATAACTATATATCCTCCTAAATCTTTCTCTATATCTCTATTAGCTCCATAATTTTCACCTAATACATTAATGACGTCTAAAACATTACTGATTACTTCTATAGGATATCCTTTTAATTGATTTTTTAAATAAACCTTTTTCATTATAAATTTCTCCCTTCTAAGAAAGTAAAAAACTTTTACTTGTATACATAAATACAAGTAAAAGTTTGTTTTTCTAAGTTAATAATATATATTTAATTTATCTTTTAATACAGTAATTAACCTAATTCTAATATTGTAATTTAAAAGTGTTTTTGAAGATTTCTACAAAAAATTTACGAACCTTCTTGTATTGTTCAATCAAATTATCTTCATTTTTAATCCCTTATATTTATGATATTTTTTTATCCATTATCATAGAAATAATATATAACACTAATACTGGTGCTACTAATAATGAAGTACATACTATACCAATACTTACTGAAATATTTGTAGCTATGATTCCTATAATCGGTCCACCTAAAATTTGACCTAAGGAATTCATTTGTCCATTTATAGAAAGCACAGTAGCTCTAGAATTATCATCTATATGCCCATTTAACCACGCACTGAATATAGGTTCATTTATAATTCTAAAGGTATTTGTTGCCAAATAAGCTATTAACATTAAACTAAAGTTTCTTGTAAGAGCAAATATCAACATAGACGATATATAAAGTATATTTATGCATAATAATAGTTTTCCATTTTTCCTATTATCCTCATTCTTAAGATTCTTTGCCATAAAATGCATTACTATGAAGCTCAATATCATTCCTAAAATTCCAAAAATTCCAAACCAAGTCACTGAACTAAGGTTTCCAAGTTTAGGAAGTGTAGTATCTTGTAAAAAATGCGCATTAGAAAGTCTATCATAACCTTCACTTGATAATCCATAAAATAAAGTTACTGCAAGTAAAATCATAATTATAGATTTACTTTTTACAAATTTAAGACCAGATTTAAATGTATATACCATCTTTTTGAATGTATTTAAATCCCCAGGAGCAGATGGTTTAAAATTATTTTCTGGCATATATAACCATAAAAATAATGCAAGAATTATAAATAAAACTCCACTAACTATAATAGGAAGCCTTACAGAGAAATTAGCTATTACAGTGCTTAGTACTATTCCAATAAATGCTCCTATCTGCCCTGCTTGTGCTCCCTTTATATAAATTTCATCTAAATCTTTATTCTTCTCTTCTTCCGCAATCCAAGCTTCAAGCGAGCCACTGATAAAAGTAGACCCTAATCCCCATACAATCTGTGCTACAAGTACGAAAATAAAACTAGAAATAGAACCTTCTAAAATAAATCCCACTCCTGTTAAAACTCCCCCAATAACAATAGATAGTTTACGACTATACACATCTGCAACTATACCTGTAGGAATTTCAAATATAAAGCATGCTAATTCCAAAGTAGTTCCAACAAGTATAAGCTGAAGTGGATTTAAATGAACTATTTCAATGTGATACACTATCATAACTGTAGCTACTAACGAAAAACACATTGCTGTAATAGCTGAAAATAATAAATAAGTTTTATATGCTGAAAGTTTATTAACCATTAATCATCACCATCCTAGTATTTCTTAAAAAATTTGTTTGTTTTTCATAATCTTCATATTTAAATATATAAATCATCAAAATAATCTCCTTAAACAAAAAAAGCTGTAAATGAACATAATTCACAATTACCTCTTTGCGCATATTTACAACACCTTTACATTTATATTTTTTATGCTTATATTTTAGTATAATTATATTATATATAATTATAAAAATTTTTTCAATGCTATAGATTCTGAAAAACAAATTCTAATTTTCTCAAGTAGTGAAAAATGAAGAATCTATAAATAAAATTAAAATACCCAACAAAAATTCAAACTTTAGATTTTTGTAAGTTTCATTGCAAAAATTAAAGCACACCTATCGTCCATTTATATATCCAATTCTATCCAAAACCTCATTTATTTATGATACGGTTCGCCCTTCATAATCCGAAAAGCCCGGTATACCTGCTCCACCAACACCAGTCGCATCAATTGATGCGGGAAAGTTAATTTGCCAAATGATATTTCTTCGTTCGCTCGTTGAAGTACAGCCTTGCTTAATCCGAGTGAACCACCGATAATAAAGGTGATATCACTTTTACCTGTGATGCCGAGTTGGTCGATTTTTTTGGAGAAGTCAACGGAATCGTATTGTTTCCCATTAATGGCTAAGGCAAATACATAACTTTGGTCGGCTACTTTTGCAAGAATGCATTCGCCCTCTTTGTCTTTTACCATTTCCATTTCTTTTTCGCTTAGTGTTTCGGGTGCTTTTTCATCGTTTACTTCAATGATTTGTAGTTTGCAATAGCTGCCCAGACGTTTTGTGTATTCAGCAATACCTTGCTTTAAATGCTTTTCCTTCTTCTTTTCTTTAGCCGTAGACATAGTTGATACTAATGAGTTAATAAGTTTGCCAATATCTTTAGTATTTCCACTCTTCACTATTTGTTCTACAATAACTGTTACATTTTCAATAAATTGCGATGACAGTTTAGATTCCATCATCTTTTTAACCCAATCAATATCTTCAGCGCTTTTTTCACCGGTTTATATCTTTTCAAACACATAGATGCAACCTTCACCAATTGCTGCAACAATCGAGCCCGCCATGATCGCATTCAGCACACTTGCTCCTATGTTGATCCCTGGAATAGCTTTCAATGCACTGATTGCGGTTTTCGCTGCGACACTTACTGTTCCAACCTCAACAATTGAATTGAATAATTGTTTAGCTTGCTCGTCTTTATTGATTTCATAGAGTCTGGCTAGTGAGTTAATTTGGGCTACTTCGATTGGAGACAGGATTAGTGCATCAGCAATTGGAATAGGAATAGCTCCTACTGTTACTGCTGCTGTAGTTGAAGCTACAACGATACTTTGAGCAAGACTTTTTTTCTTTTAGCTTAAATTTATAAACGTCGTGGGCTCCTGCTCTTATCCCTTCTGGCATTAATACATTTGTTTTATCGATGAGTTCTGTTATCTCTTCAGGTGCTGCAAATGCTTCTTTTACCATTTCGATGTTCTCTACTCTTTCTGGAACAGAATAAGATTTCGTGATTACTACAATAACCGGAACTGTTTTCCACATAGCAGTCGCTCTTGATAAATTTTTGATAGCTTTTGGAAATAACTTCCGTGTTGTACCCTCCACACAAAACCAAATAACACTGATTGCCTGTTTTCCCTTAAGCAATGACGGTTCAAATCCAACCGTATCAATAATTCTAAAGGGAATGTCTTCACTCTAATATAACTCGAGCTTATCTGTTGTACCTGAAGTTCCATACCCCGTCTTCGCCTTCTCGACCCCAAGAACAGAATTAATTAAAGTTGACTTGCCTACCCCTGAATTTCCAATTACTAGCACATTTCCTCTTTTCATATCTATCCACTCCCTTCAATGTAAGATACTAGTACCTTATTATAGTCTATGTAATGATTGCTAATTGTGCTTGGTGTAATATTTTATTATATTTCTTATTACCTCAATACTTTTAGATTAAACAAGCCTTTTCCAAATTAATTTGTACGCTATCTGTCGGTTATAGCACCTCAAAAAGCTCGTGAAATTCTCTAATAAAAATCATCGATTCTAAAATTACCAACATTATACTTTCTCGATTTACCCACTCCAATTGGCAGTGTCGACGCCACTTTGTCAAGATTGTTGCTGCTTTATCAGCTTACAAGCACGATACATTTGGATGACCTTGTAGTCATTAAAATAAAAGTTGCAATTTTAATAATTCTCATATAAAATTAGTTCATCGGTTAGTTAGTCGACTAACTAACCAACAAACCATTATATAGGAGGCGCTATCGTTGGATTCAAATATTCCTATTTATTTACAGATTTCACAGTTTATAGAAAACGAGATCATTAGTAACCGTTTAGTTACAGATGATAAGGTTCCATCCATGAATGAGTTCTCCAAATCAATGAATGTGAACCCTGCTACTGCGGGAAAAGGATTGAATGAGCTCGTTGCTCAAGGGATTTTATATAAAAAGCGAGGGTTAGGTATGTTCGTTACAGAAGAGGCTAAAGCAATTATCGTCAGTCAGCGGAAAGATGATTTCACAAAAAATTTATTACCTGATTTTTTGAATGAAGCTAAGCAATTGAAGATAACGAAGGATGAATTACTTGAAATGATTAGGAGTGATTATAATGTTGAAGCTTAAAAACATTACGAAAAAATATGGAAATCACGTCGTATTGAATGATATTACAATAAATTTTGATAACCCTGAAGGCGTTTATGGTGTTTTAGGACGTAACGGAGTTGGAAAAACGACCTTAATGAAAATCATCTTCAACATGATCACCAACTATGATGGTGAAGTGGAAGTTAACGGACAGCCAGCGAAAAATAACGATGATGTGCTCCAGCATATTGTGTACGTTGGTGGGGAAGTCAATAAATATAATGGTCTTTTTCAAGGAAAGATTAAGGATTTACTAAAAGCTTACAGCCGTATGTATGATGCTTTTGATCGTGAATATGCAGAATCAATGTTCGAAAGTTTTGATATTAAATTAAAGAATAAATTTATGGAATTATCAACTGGGAATAAAACGCTAGTGCAAAATACATTAGGGTTAGCGACTCGGGCACCGATTACTATTTTAGATGAGCCAACAAATGGGTTGGATTCAGTGAACCGTCAGAATTTTTTTCGCTATTTAATGGAAGATTATGCAGAGCATCCACGTTTATTTATGCTTTCAACTCACTTAATTCAAGAAGTTGAGAATTATTTAACGAATGTCGTCATTTTGAAAAATGCCGAAGTGCTCATTGATGATACCCTTGAAAATATTCAATTAAAAGCACATACAGTGAAAAATGCGCGTGTTGAAAATAAACAGGTGATTAAAGAAACGACATTGGGCTCAAGTATTGAACAAGTTATTTATGATGATTTGTCAGACGAGGATATCGCACAAATTAAAGCCAACGGTGGCGAGTTAGAACCACTGGACTTACAAAGTTTATTTAACGCACTTGTGGAAAAATAAAGAGTATTAGAAGGAGGATATTATGAATCGTACAATTAAATATCAATTAAATAATGTAAAAACATCTTATTTATTTTCAGCATTGATTTCTTATGGGGGATTAGGACTATTTTGGCTCGTTGCCTATTTACTAGATCCAAGTATATTAGAAGGGATGACGAGTCAACCATTCTGGTTAAATGCCTTATCGGTTATTATCGCACCTTTTACTTTCTTATCGATTATGTATGCATTGTTTGATGGTTTGATGTTTTTTGATACAGCTATTCGTTTTGGTGTTTCAAGAACATCGTATTTCATCACACAATTGGTTGTATACATCATACTTTCACTATTACTTTCATTTGCGACAGGTGTGACTGAGGTTATGTGGGCAGGATCGGTAGGCAATTACTTTACGGCAATCGGTGAAAATTATCTTTCATTAGGTCACATTGCTGGCGAATTTACCGACAGCTTAGCTTTGGCAATTATGATGTTAGGTATTTACCGCTTTAAAGGAAAAGCATTTATTCCAGTGGTGGCTGTGTTTGGATTGGCTTTAATGGTTGTTTCTTTCGCAGGCGCAACAGGTAATTCTGCATTCATTCAAGTGTTCGTAAACGCCTTTGTATGGTTTACAAATAACCAAACGATCGCACTAGGATTAATTGGAGCTTTACTCATAGGGGTCTACTACTTATTCATCACAAAAACTGAAGTACAAGACTAATCCATAGGAGTACTAAAGGCAGACTTATTTTAAATTAAGCTGCCTTTTTGTTTCATTAAATTTTAATAATAGGCTATAATGGTTTTTGCAGTAATATTTTATACAGGAGGAGATTTATCTATGCTTAAAAAAGGTATCGCAGAATTTATTGGTACATTCGTACTTGTTCTTATTGGAACGGGAACAATCGTCCTAGGAGACGGTGGTTCAGGATTATTAGGAATTGGACTTGCTTTTGGTCTGGCTCTTGTAGCTATGGCATATAGCATTGGTACCATTTCCGGTGCACATATAAACCCGGCGGTAAGTTTAGCTATGTATGTCAATAAACGCATTAATTTGCAATTATTAGTAACGTATATTGTCGCTCAGTTAGCCGGCGCTCTAGCTGGTTCACTAACGCTAAAATTATTTTTGTCTCAATCAGGCTATGAATTAACAAATCTTGGCGCTAACGTATTGGCTGACGGCGTAACATTATTTGGTGGATTTATGATTGAACTTGTTTTAACCTTTATCTTTGTCTTAGTTATTCTAGTTTCAACTGGAAAAAATGGCGATTCACATTTCGCAGGACTTATTATTGGTTTAACATTAGCTGCTATGATCTTAATGGGCGGAACAACATCAGGTGCTTCATTAAACCCAGCTCGTAGCTTTGGTCCAGCAATCTTAGTGGGCGGAACTGCGCTATCACAACTATGGATGTACACCGTATCAACACTTTTAGGTGGCGCTCTAGCTGCAGTAGTCGCACGCTTTGTATTAGATTCTGAAGCAGGTACTCCTGGAGTAGAAGTAGAATAATAACAAAATCAGACAGACTATCTTTGGATAGTCTGTCTTTATTGTGTATGGAAACTGGCGCTATTCTCGAAGCACATAAATATCATTTGAAAGTGACACACACGATTTGGGTTGTGAGGGATGACGATGACGCATCTTATAGAGTTTTAACGCCCTGTGGTGTCTGTCAGGAACGTTTGTTTTACTGGGGAGAAGATGTAAAGGCAGCTATAACGACTACTGACGATGAACTCGTCTATAAAACATTAAAAGAAATACAGCCCTATCACTGGTATAAATCTTATGAAAATAGTTCTGATTCTCATTAAGTAAGAAATGATAAGGCTATGCTTGTAACTCTAAATAAAATAACGACTATCAAAAGCCCCTACATTAACACCTTTCTTGATGTTAATGTAGGGGCTTTATGATTTAGTATTGAGCTACTGCAAGAACTTCCCATTCCTCAAAATTTTGGCTTTCTGTAGAGAATGAATGAGATTCTAAATATTGCTTTGCAGACATCACTAATGGTGATGAATTGGAACTCGTTAATTTGTCTATGGGTACAAATGCGCATCCTACAGAATCTTGTCCATCAAACTCCGAAATCTTTCCTAACACACTTAAGTCTGAGGCAGTCATTTCATAAAAGATAGCGATATGTACATTGTCAGTATAGTGCTCATATTTCCACGGGTATCGGTAAGAGACTGACCCTAGCTGTCGTTTGATAGTAGCGTCTAATCCTGTTTCTTCCTTGACTTCACGTATGACGGCTTCCTCTAATAGTTCACCTTCTTCTAAACTACCTCCGCACAAATCATAGCGATTCGTATAAGGGCCACCATTTTTATTAATCACTAATAATTCTTTTTGGTTATGAATAACACCATAGACACCCATTGCTCGATGATACAATCTATCAGCTCCTAAGAAAATATAAATTTTATTCCACTTTACTTTTAAATCACCACATACAAACCAACACTAACAATTACTAGAATCATACCCGCTAATAAAAACAGCGGTGGCATTAAACTGCCTGCGTGACGTTCGACATAGTTTTGTTGGGGGTTATTTGGATTGTAATAAACGGTCAGTCTTGAGCCAATGTGGAAATGACTTTCTAAGGGATTCATAGAGACGTATCTATTTCGTTATATTATATTGGGGAATTTCATGGGTTAAATTATAAATATTGAGTTGCGGATTCACGCTGAGAGCTACCCCATACATGGCACTAACAGAGCCATCTGCCAAACCAAAATCCGTCTGTAAAACCAATTGTTTATTCACTTGTTTAATTCCTCCTTTATTTTTTCTCGACAAAAAAACCACGTCATACCGAATAAACGGTAAGGACGTGGTTAGC
This genomic interval from Jeotgalibaca arthritidis contains the following:
- a CDS encoding Mor transcription activator family protein; amino-acid sequence: MNKSDYNGVYEELVELLGLENTLKIHKHFRGQQVNFPMRLYSKDYIEEYLIKNYNGKNLKELSKKLDYTTNWLRKMLNKIEFS
- the istA gene encoding IS21 family transposase — its product is MIDLVTKQAVILKVEVEGASQRAVAKSLGISRNTVKKYIQEYRKARENFTDLSVENFALTEAILEKPSYNTEKRFKRKLTDDMTSRLDFYIKRNAQKKIDGRKKQQMKIIDMHEALLEQGFDIGYTTVRNYVREKEQIRKEAFIRAIYEPGVVCEFDWGEVKLEIGGRLKTYQLAVFTMAYSNYRFAMLYHSQQAVCFQDAHVQFFRQLARVPLQMVYDNMRTVVKKFVGTERELSPITTSLAAFYGFQVRLCNPRKGNEKGHVERSVEVVRRKAFSLHDAFDSFEQANEHLQSELSKLNNRTRSNKTPSSLILEEQAAMTAPIGDFDASELLNLKVDKYSTITVKQNHYSVPEAYVGKTVRVKSGTNSIRVFDNYELLAEHKRIWGVHEWQMDLYHYLTTLGHKKGALENSQGFKQAPQQIKFIYENYYNNNQKDFIALLHFIREENNLSDIIAIIKELERKPFFEISTEKLIFLSQQKSEAPARPTGNQAIIDKSLENLSNYANLLTKNKEKQIS
- the istB gene encoding IS21-like element helper ATPase IstB, whose amino-acid sequence is MSQRTELDNLLLQLRLPGIRRKLREATVTEEMHAILYDLFMVEVEERERRSEHRRIKTAQFPYQKTLEDLTVSFLPPDGQKYIRELSTLSFIKEGRNVIFSGSPGTGKTHCAISLGIEACMAGYKVWFTSVPSLINQLKEFRSERTLRSFELKFQKYDLVILDELGYISFDREGAELLFSHLSLRSNGLSTIITTNLSFDRWNEVFHDPVLTAALTDRLTHRAYLLNMVGDSYRLKETLELTNI
- a CDS encoding DUF960 family protein; translation: MFKKDNRYVTRGVNEEVDIRLQLIMWSMIDKLNDEGNVELDYLQVFKLRKEGNKIVINQSQEVPEYSCTYEIEIEDVQIDDKIKVYVIDSGEYSIMLFTGEY
- the tetA(P) gene encoding tetracycline efflux MFS transporter TetA(P): MVNKLSAYKTYLLFSAITAMCFSLVATVMIVYHIEIVHLNPLQLILVGTTLELACFIFEIPTGIVADVYSRKLSIVIGGVLTGVGFILEGSISSFIFVLVAQIVWGLGSTFISGSLEAWIAEEEKNKDLDEIYIKGAQAGQIGAFIGIVLSTVIANFSVRLPIIVSGVLFIILALFLWLYMPENNFKPSAPGDLNTFKKMVYTFKSGLKFVKSKSIIMILLAVTLFYGLSSEGYDRLSNAHFLQDTTLPKLGNLSSVTWFGIFGILGMILSFIVMHFMAKNLKNEDNRKNGKLLLCINILYISSMLIFALTRNFSLMLIAYLATNTFRIINEPIFSAWLNGHIDDNSRATVLSINGQMNSLGQILGGPIIGIIATNISVSIGIVCTSLLVAPVLVLYIISMIMDKKIS
- the rlmH gene encoding 23S rRNA (pseudouridine(1915)-N(3))-methyltransferase RlmH, with product MSTAKEKKKEKHLKQGIAEYTKRLGSYCKLQIIEVNDEKAPETLSEKEMEMVKDKEGECILAKVADQSYVFALAINGKQYDSVDFSKKIDQLGITGKSDITFIIGGSLGLSKAVLQRANEEISFGKLTFPHQLMRLVLVEQVYRAFRIMKGEPYHK
- a CDS encoding DUF697 domain-containing protein; translated protein: MVVASTTAAVTVGAIPIPIADALILSPIEVAQINSLARLYEINKDEQAKQLFNSIVEVGTVSVAAKTAISALKAIPGINIGASVLNAIMAGSIVAAIGEGCIYVFEKI
- a CDS encoding GTPase gives rise to the protein MKRGNVLVIGNSGVGKSTLINSVLGVEKAKTGYGTSGTTDKLELY